gaatttggttccagGCTATTTAATGTGGAATATTTGGACTAAACGAAATCGGCGTTCTTTTGAGAATACAGGGAAATCATTGGATCAGTTGTTAGATTTATGCAAATggaccctctttgattggtctcggaGTTGGGGTCTCTCAGATTGTTCTACTCTCAcggattttcttttgtctcttagAATAGCTTAGAGTCTGTTTACTTCTTTTTACCTCTTTTTGCTATTTGTTCACTATCGTAAACCTTGTGTTTTTTCATGCTATTcctttttcaataaaactttttcttacctgtcaaaaaaaaaacctttataatttaaaagaataaaattgtaaaatacatttcatttcttccctttctcttctcctttacatcaaaacacatattttcatttCCCTTTAGTtttcctttcccttcccttaaactttttttttctcttccctttccttcccttcccttcccttcccttcttctttcttccatcCAACCAAACATCGCCTTAGTGATAGCCTCAATAAGAAAGCAATATACCATCATCCTCTCTAGGGGTGTGTCGGTTCGGTTTCGGTCGGTTTTCTAAGTGTTGGCCAACCGAaaccgaaattttcggtttgtGAAATTCTCAACCGAAACCGACCGAAATAATTGGAAATCCGTCGGTTTCGGTTGGATTTGATTTCGGTGGTTTCGGTCGGTTTTTCGGTTTcctcatcatttattttctaagaaagcaaacaaagaaaaaaaattaacaaacccagaaagcagaaacccagaaaatattaacaaacccaaaagaaataaacaaacccagaaaatcccTTTGCTTTCCCACGTTTTCTCACCACCCAAACACCAACAAACACCAAGCACCAAGCACCAAGCAAAGTAGCAAacacaaaacctaaaaaaaaaaaaaaaaaaagagaacggcGAAGAAGTGTACCAGAGAAGCCAAACTCACAACCTTTTACCTTGAAACCCAGAAATCACgaagaacaaaacccaaaccatgaagaacaaaacccaaacacccAGAAACCTTGAAACCCAAACACtaagaacaaaacccaaaccacgAACCCAGAAACCTTGAAACCCAAATAGAAACCCACaaagaacaaaacccaaaccacgAAGACAGAAAAATCAAACCAGAGAGGCGGCGACAGCGAAGGAGGCGGCGGCGATTGAACCCAGGTGGCGAAGACTCAGGCAGCGGCGACAACGGGGTTTGTGATGTTTTCTCTCTGGATCTTTGGGTGGGTTTCTTGATTCTTGTTCTTGATTCTCTCTGAATCTTGTTCTTGGTGTgggtttttcatttcttgcttCTTTGTGCTCTCTCTTGATGTTGCCAACGGAAgtgagagagaacaaaacccaaacgTGAGAGACAAATGCAGAAAATAGGATTAATAGGGTTATAAAGCAAACCccaaaacgacgtagttttggtaataaggagaggaaaaataaaaaagccattACTAAGGGTCGAACCTGGGCTGACTGGAGACAAGCATGTCTCCTTGCCGCTAGGATACCAGGTACTTTGTTAAAACATTTtgtacaaattattatttaatatatttcggttcggttcggtTGGTTCGGCCTATTAGAAATTGCAACCGAAAACCGAACCGAAATTATCGGTTTTTTATATGATAAAACCGAAACCAAACCgaaccgaaaccgaaccgaaatTTTTGCATCGGTTCGGTCGGTTTGAAGCGGTTTTTTCGGTTCGtcggttttttgcacacccctaatcCTCTCTCAAACTCACGCTATAATATAAATTGAGAAGCTTCACCAATGTATAAGGAGACGAGAAAACCACCAATTAAGTAATTCTAAATACTTAAACTAAAGAGTATGATAACACATTAATTTAGGAATGAGCAACCAAATGAAATCCTCAAGCCTAACAAAATTGACATTTTGAGATGGCAGATaaaacacacacagacacacaaaGACAGAACTATCTGCTAAATAACAGTAGGGAGTTTCACGGAATCTAAGCAACTAAAATCTCAgtaacttaataaaataaaaggaaaaaagagaagataatTTTACATCTTTCATATTACCTTCAATATTGTGATCAGGAAGTAACGATTTGAGATCTGAAGGGCACAACGCCAAATCAATACATATCTGGCGAAGTCGTAGGAGTATACTAAGTACAGCTGAGTAGTTGGGCATCTGTCGACCAGCATTAAAATAATTCCGGAAAACACTCTTAGCTTCCCCTTCCATATTGTCATACAATTCACGTTCTTCTTTAGAAAGTTCCACATAACAAATCTCTATAGTTTTAGGTGGCAACCCAACCAGTCCCTTGTCTTTTGTTCTTCGCAAAGAAATGGTTGCCATTAGAACCTGAAATTGtaaccaattaaattcaataaactGCTTACATATGAATCAATCTGCAGAAGacaacaaaatgaaataaaaaagcagaaaatggaacaattcaaattaatcaCGACCACAAGACACtgtaaaaatttcaatgaaggaaaaagaaaaaggcagatCATTCTCTAACTTAGAAGTGTTACAGCTTTTCATTATAACAATGAGCGTTGgctcaaatggcacttcctccCACAAGTGTGCATGGAGGGTGGTGTTGTGAGTTCAAAACCCACTAGGTGAGCATATCACTAACaaatctaaaaaatagaaataaaactttCATTACCTTTTGATTAAACCTAAATACCTAATAGGCTTCTTATTAATCCATGTTACCCACTTCATGCTATTAACCAGATATATTCactgttatttacttttccaatGAAATCAATTTGCTCTTCTCCAAACCTTTCatataatcattttaaaaaatctaatgcAGAAAACCTAGTCCATGCATTGCAAATTCTGCATATAAAGTTCATAACATGTACTTCCTTATAAATCAAAAAGGTTCTCTTTCATCAACATGAGACAATGAAACAACTAATTAGTCATGTAGAGGTATGCCTGCAAGAACTACCTGCACTTTGGCTCAGGTGGTAAAGGATGTGGTAGGGTTGGAATAGGTATTCTGTTCAAATCCTACcattcaatcaaatattaaagaaagaaataatccATTTTAATACATTGCCCCACTTTGCCTTTTATGCAAGGTGGTGAAAGACAAGTTGATGGACAACTCATCCAATAATGACCTGaaattttacttataaatatataaacaaataaagacCTGAACTCTGCCAAGATACAATTGTAACAAAAATGGATTTTCAGAGAAACTTTATGTGCTGCAATCTTTTGTTAATCTATATTCAGTAACATGGTTATagtaattgaaattgaaatctttTCAGAGAACCTTCTATGTTCTACAGTGCTGTACAATACATAGATTTCATAATCTATAGCCAATAATCTTAATAATTTACTTAAATTTAACTGCTTAAATAGATACTCCTCACATCCCAGTAAGAGTCCTCCTTCCGATTTTGATCTGCTGCAGGATATTGGTCAATTTCAAAAAGTGAAGATGTAATTTCTCTTCATTTCCTCAACAAACCCTCCATCCAACAATTTCTCTTCATAGTTTGCATGAGATGTTCCAATCAATTAGAAGCAAATTGGACTTATTTGGGATTTTATATCAGAATACATTTTTCTATTAAGAAACCgaaaccaaaaacaaaggacTCTTGTGGCAAGGAAAATTTGGATTCCCATGGCTGaaattaaagagaaagagattgaaTTGGACCCGTTAGGAACTGTTCTCTGAAAACAGATTTCTGTTTATAAACAAAAGACTCCTTTTTTACTTAAATATATATCAgatatctataaaaataaaaataaaaagactccTTTTGCAAGGAAAAAATGTTTCCAAGTCATGGGAAACATTAAAAGGAAATCTCAAATaaccaaagaaattgaaatcTTCAGAATGGAAATGCCAAAAACTATTGTGATTCACTTCTATATAGGTCCCATTATTCTAGGTAGAAAGTGCAACAGaagtccaaaaaataaaataaaaaatcatttaatctTTGCAATTACATTTAAAATACACAACTGTTGTGGCAAAGAGCCAAAAACCATATACTATCAAGCAATTGACTAGGTAAAGAAACAAAGTACTAAGGAAGATCAGAAAACCTTTCACAATAGAAGTGAAGCATTTAGCCATATAGAACAATGATTTCCAACCTCAAAGAATGCATAATTCAGTAACACAAAACTAACATCCCTTTTTAgtaaaaagtaaacaaaatCTGTAACATGAAATTACCTGTAGACGTGAGAGGCCCTTTTGGTCCCCCTGAGAAAGTGGACGCTGTACCAAGCTTTGCCAATAGCTCTTAATTGAAAATGGCTCAAACCGCAAGAATGAcatcaaagaaaacaaatcaaatgaGCCATTCTGAATTGGTGTTCCCGTAACAACCCACCTCCGCTTGGCTTTCAAATCAGTGACAGCTTCACTTTGTCGAGCATTCACATTCTTTATCACATGTGCCTCATCCAAAATGACCCGCCACCACTCAATCTTACTCACAGGGGACCATGGCCGTTGAACTTCAGCAGCCAGAGTACTATACGTCGTCAATACTATATCATACTTCTTAAGCTCCTCAACATCATTTGTTCTCTCCCCATAATACATATACACTTTCAACTTTCCTCGCCAAGTATGCTCTTGTAGCTGTGTTACCCATGTCGAAAATACAGAAGGCGGGCAGACAATTAAAGTTGTCTTGATAACAAAATTACTAGAAGAGCTCTCGCAAACACCAGCAGACTTCCTTATTACATTGGCATCTAATCTTGCATCACTAATTTTACGTTTCTTCCGTGACAAAGTACCCTTCTTACTTACTCTACCTCTCTTACCCTTCTTGCTACTATCCCCATCCTCCTCACCTATTTCATCTAAGTTTTCTAAATCTACGCTACCACTACGAATTTCATTAACAGAAGCACTATCAAATTTATCGAAGGCAATCAAAGACAGCAAAGTTAGAGTCTTACCCAACCCCATATCATCCGCGAAAATCCCACCACGCAAAGGCTCGGGCCGCACTTCAGTACTAAAATTCGTCAATATATTGACATAACTTCCATCTTTCTCCTCCCAAAACGGAGGCAATTCGTTCGAATTCTCTCTATTAACCAACCACCCCAACCCTTCTTTCTGATGCTTAAAGAGCTTCGATTTGATCACATTCTGGGGCGGTTCCAAACCTTCCAAACGACCTTTCTTGCTCGCATTCTCGTCCACAAGCTTGAAAATTTCGTCCACGCTCTTGAATTCCTCAACacccttcttcttctccttcaccACCGCCGCTTCCGACAGAGTAAAAGACGGATCAGAATCCGAAATCAAGTGCAACCCACCTCGCGAAATAGCCGATTTCACGGTCTGAAACGCGTCGGCCCTCGCGAAAACGTGGACCTGGCAAGGAATCTTGAACCTATTCCCAGCCTCACGAGTGTTCGGCACAATGCCTTCGACGTGAATCGCAAGAGAGTCGATCAAAGGCGCCAAGACCGAGGCGACGTTGCGTTCGATGTGGCCGACTTGGACGGTGCGAGTGTTGAGAACCTTGATAGCGTTTGGGTCATAAGTATTGAGAGGCTCGCGAACCAAACCCACCATTTCTCGACCGCTTATAGTGCCCGAGTAGTATTGGATTCCAACTATTTTCGCCATTACGAAACCCACCATGAAAGTCTCCGGCGGAGGCTGTGACGGTGGAAAGTCCTGCAGAAGTGAAAACTCATCTGGGTCTTGCCACTGTTCTAGACTCAAGAAAAGCGATACTGGGTCCACTTCGTCTTCCATGGAAAAAACACAGACAGAGCTTGTTTTCAACTTCTgggtttttagagagagaaagttatAGAGAGATGGGGCTTTGGGGTTTGATGAATAGGTCGCTGTTGGTACCGTTTCAGATGGGtttgtttagtttagtttagtttagtttttttttttttttaactttgaatGAAAACCGAAAGGCGcgtttagagagagaaacaaagagtAAAGAAGAATAGAGTGgacgctctctctctctccctgcGTCATTCTCCAtctatatcatttttatttcccTTTCTTCGAGGTAATTCGACAGTTACAATTGAAGATGGTGATTTTGAATCTTAAACTTTTTGTTAGCGGTATCAGAAACCTGAATGAAtctttaaatataaatataatatatatatatatatatatttttttggacaATTTGATTGTTAAGACATGATTTGAATCCTAATCTTCAACATCTCTCTTAAAAATATCAAGATTTAAGacatcttgtatcaaaaaaagaagatttaggacatcttttttttttattatggaaTATCAAGACATATctattaaactataaaaatcCGTCTAACTAATATATATCATGAGTTAAATGTGAACACAAAAGAGTTCATAATTTACATATGATATATAGGTAGCGTGTATTTCAAAATGtaaatacaataatttttagttaaaaaatattcttatcCCAATCTTTCAATTCTTGAAATTTAAAGGATCACTTTTAATCcccaatatttttgaaaaaaaaaaaatactgatcCCAAACTTTCAATTCTTGAATTTTAAAGGACTGCTTTTATTCCCCTAACATAAAGTGGTCGATTTTAATCCTAACATATTTAAAATGAATAGCATGTCAATTTTGAGTTCGGTTACATTATCTAAAGAATTAAAAGTGATTACTTTAACAATATGGATTGGAATTTctaatctaaataaataaacaggAACTAGAATTATTCATGGGTGAATTTTAGGTATTTACTTTTAGATATTTGAGAcctaattttcttttccatttttttttaatttgaagaagcctttagaaaatataagtaCTGTCTAATTGTCTATATTTGTTTGTCTGTGACTCTATGTGTCGCTATTTGATAATTTGAGCCGaattcaaaagcaaaaatataattGGAAGATGATGCAGGTGGAGTCAGCACTCAGCTCAGCAGCACATGTAAGCCATGCATTCTTGAGAAAGtgctagaaaataaataaataaataaataagaattcTTGGGAGAGTGAAACTTTTTTGATGAAGGGAAAGTGGAAGTTTTTATAAAGATGGAATTTTCAGGTGAGGAGGGTATAAAATAATTGGTGCATATTTTTATGttagctttttttctttttctttttttgaagcaTATTTTAGTTTGTAAGCTATGaaaatatgcatgaaaaaagGTGGGTAGGAGAGCGAAAGTTGCAAAAAGACGTAGTAGCTAGCACACTCGAGCAAAGTCAAAAAACTCCCAACCAGCAAAACGGCACTAGCTGATGACAGAGTTGAAACATTGGAAACTCCTAGGAACTCACACTAACACTGTAAGTTACACCACATACATTCATTCAACAACCATTTTagattcgattttttttttttttaaatcatttggcgacaacaaaagaaaatgaagaggaaATTCTCCTCAATTTGCATGAACTTGTGAGGCTTGCTTCTTTGTAATATCAACTTCTTCTTTCTACCaacttattgtttttttttaagagagtttttaatttgtacaaaatttagttacaaaatttgttgtaacttaaaattacaaactcactcaataaaataaatagtacaacatattttgaaaatctaacctttgaattgcatgttctttacactcttaatacacatcttaaattttatgtcaatcgaatattatttactatataacctataaacttatattttgtacatagttttaaattacaaaaacttgcagtttaaaaattttattgatgaaataactattgatctttaattttttttttgaaattttgcaagcataaaggATATAAgtagaaaatataatccaatagtgaatttgtcaaaatttacccaataaaaatatattaagtttctaactaagttttgtccttttaATTATAATGTCCGCTCTTGatgataattaaatttataatgtcCACTCttgatgataattttttatcattagaccaaaataccaattgatttttggtataaGCAGGAATTGCATCccaaatctttaaaaaaatttgtttttaataaaaaaattgcttattattttactttgtagtgtgtttggataccgtttgttttactaaaattgaaaaattattactgaaagtattatagataaaggtaaaaattagtcaACATAATACAGTGAGAtctataaataatatcaaaaactttaataagactcataaataaaaataaaaataaattaaataataaaataattttaatttttcattccgATCAAAAACTCTCTGTTAAGCTTAGAAAGTGTTAAACCTGAGCTTAGGAAGTGTTAAACctgttcttttatatatatatatatatatatatatatatgtatatatatatatagggaagCGTGAAACcttaaatgatgttttttttattttttaaaagcaaatGATGTTGACATCACTAGAGTAGTTTCCATCAttaataaattgg
The sequence above is drawn from the Quercus robur chromosome 7, dhQueRobu3.1, whole genome shotgun sequence genome and encodes:
- the LOC126693315 gene encoding putative SWI/SNF-related matrix-associated actin-dependent regulator of chromatin subfamily A member 3-like 1, with product MEDEVDPVSLFLSLEQWQDPDEFSLLQDFPPSQPPPETFMVGFVMAKIVGIQYYSGTISGREMVGLVREPLNTYDPNAIKVLNTRTVQVGHIERNVASVLAPLIDSLAIHVEGIVPNTREAGNRFKIPCQVHVFARADAFQTVKSAISRGGLHLISDSDPSFTLSEAAVVKEKKKGVEEFKSVDEIFKLVDENASKKGRLEGLEPPQNVIKSKLFKHQKEGLGWLVNRENSNELPPFWEEKDGSYVNILTNFSTEVRPEPLRGGIFADDMGLGKTLTLLSLIAFDKFDSASVNEIRSGSVDLENLDEIGEEDGDSSKKGKRGRVSKKGTLSRKKRKISDARLDANVIRKSAGVCESSSSNFVIKTTLIVCPPSVFSTWVTQLQEHTWRGKLKVYMYYGERTNDVEELKKYDIVLTTYSTLAAEVQRPWSPVSKIEWWRVILDEAHVIKNVNARQSEAVTDLKAKRRWVVTGTPIQNGSFDLFSLMSFLRFEPFSIKSYWQSLVQRPLSQGDQKGLSRLQVLMATISLRRTKDKGLVGLPPKTIEICYVELSKEERELYDNMEGEAKSVFRNYFNAGRQMPNYSAVLSILLRLRQICIDLALCPSDLKSLLPDHNIEDVSNNPELLKKMVEVLQEGEDFDCPICMSPPTNIVITRCAHIFCQACILKTLQRKTCCPLCRRPVQQSDLFTAPPENSDADDAGVSSSKTTASSKVSTLLKLLVESRDQNPAIKSVVFSQFRKMLILLEKPLKDAGFKILRLDGSMNAKRRANVIEEFAIPGPDSPTVLLASLKASGTGINLTAASRVYLLEPWWNPAVEDQAMDRVHRIGQKEDVKIVRLIARNSIEERILELQARKQKLAREAFGGRGPKDRREIGYEDLRVLMSL